One part of the Coffea eugenioides isolate CCC68of chromosome 10, Ceug_1.0, whole genome shotgun sequence genome encodes these proteins:
- the LOC113748578 gene encoding protein COFACTOR ASSEMBLY OF COMPLEX C SUBUNIT B CCB2, chloroplastic codes for MSGTALSPFPLIPLSFPPDIGNKSYPLTKFPTRKLKSLAKISCSRSDNSSHSTSQQQQLNLSVLRFTFGIPGLDESYLPRWIGYAFGSLLLLNHFGGSDFSAITPAQLRTEVLGLSLAAFSIVLPYLGKFLKGATPNNEKSIPEGAEPIFLMSQNIPDTLKGDLAWGTYVLLRNTNTISVLIFIQDALCVRGYWNTPKDIPKDQVHDWFEKEINKTGLFDLRETLYFPQAEELWEILPRGTCSFLIQPVLHTQNSSSDKTEMSDGFVLLASSSTYAYSSKDRAWIRAVANKFRVDATA; via the exons ATGAGCGGCACTGCACTCTCACCATTTCCGTTAATTCCGTTAAGCTTCCCGCCAGATATTGGCAACAAATCTTATCCGTTAACCAAATTTCCCACCAGAAAACTTAAATCTTTGGCTAAAATTTCTTGCAGCCGTTCTGATAATTCTTCTCATTCCACATCCCAGCAGCAACAGCTCAACCTCTCTGTCCTTCGTTTcacttttg GGATACCTGGATTGGATGAATCATACTTGCCCAGATGGATTGGGTATGCATTCGGATCACTGTTGCTGTTGAACCACTTTGGGGGGTCGGATTTTTCCGCCATTACTCCAGCTCAGTTG AGAACAGAGGTTTTGGGGCTTTCTTTGGCTGCATTTTCTATTGTCCTTCCCTATCTGGGGAAATTTCTCAAG GGAGCTACTCCAAACAATGAAAAAAGTATCCCTGAAGGTGCAGAGCCAATTTTTCTCATGTCACAAAACATTCCAGACACTTTGAAGGGGGATTTGGCTTGGGGAACATATGTTCTATTGCGTAATACCAACACTATATCAGTG CTCATTTTTATTCAAGATGCACTTTGTGTGCGTGGTTATTGGAACACCCCTAAAGATATACCGAAGGATCAAGTGCATGACTGGTTTGAGAAAGAGATTAACAAAACTGGCCTTTTTGATCTGAGGGAGACATTGTATTTTCCGCAAGCTGAAG AACTATGGGAGATCCTCCCCAGAGGTACTTGTTCTTTCCTGATACAACCAGTGCTGCATACTCAGAACTCAAGTTCTGATAAAACAGAGATGAGCGATGGATTTGTTTTACTGGCCTCTAGCAGCACTTATGCATATAGCAGTAAAGATAGAGCCTGGATAAGAGCAGTTGCGAACAAATTCAGAG TTGATGCAACAGCCTAG
- the LOC113750878 gene encoding BAG family molecular chaperone regulator 3-like yields MMPMKTKSMGMGLGLPPTPNTAAAAGRRGAGDVDGDWEMRPGGMLVQKRTSSDQNLPPPPTIRVRVKYGAVYHELNISSQATFGELKKMLTGPTGLHHEDQKLIFKKKERDSKAFLDTTGVKNKSKIVLMEDPISLEKRHIEMRKTAKMEKAAKSISEISLEVDRLAGQVSELESVISRGEKVEEKDVVNLIELLMNQLLKLDGIIEDVDVKVKMQRKMQVTRVQKCVETLDMLKIKISTPEINASANVAGPKIRSPIPSQKHQSSPIQQGHKILKENVPSPVGKQQARHPFGVQKQPQQHLQQPSRHSASGPVVITTQWETFDSMPAPVALPTVPPTSTTSTSTAMASAQPIFTWDLL; encoded by the exons ATGATGCCTATGAAGACTAAATCTATGGGAATGGGCTTAGGACTTCCACCGACACCGAATACAGCCGCCGCAGCTGGCAGAAGGGGAGCTGGAGATGTTGATGGCGACTGGGAGATGAGACCCGGTGGAATGCTAGTTCAGAAACGTACAAGTTCGGATCAAAATCTACCTCCTCCTCCCACCATCCGGGTTCGGGTCAAATATGGTGCTGTTTATCATGAACTCAATATCAGCTCCCAAGCCACCTTTg GAGAGTTGAAGAAGATGTTAACAGGGCCAACAGGATTGCACCACGAAGATCAGAAGCTGATTTTCAAGAAGAAGGAGAGGGATTCAAAGGCTTTTCTTGATACTACTGGAGTGAAAAACAAGTCCAAAATTGTGTTAATGGAGGACCCAATTAGCCTAGAAAAGAGGCATATTGAGATGAGAAAAACTGCTAAAATGGAGAAGGCAGCAAAGTCCATATCAGAGATCAGCTTAGAGGTCGACAGGCTAGCTGGACAG GTGTCGGAACTTGAATCTGTCATCTCAAGAGGTGAGAAAGTTGAGGAGAAGGATGTTGTAAATCTGATTGAGTTACTGATGAATCAACTTCTCAAGTTAGATGGAATTATTGAGGATGTTGATGTCAAAGTCAAAATGCAAAGGAAAATGCAG GTAACAAGAGTGCAGAAGTGTGTTGAGACTTTGGATATGTTGAAGATCAAAATCTCAACGCCAGAAATCAATGCAAGTGCAAATGTAGCAGGCCCCAAAATTCGCAGTCCAATTCCCTCACAAAAGCACCAATCATCCCCAATCCAACAAGGGCacaagattttgaaggaaaatgtgCCATCTCCGGTGGGGAAACAGCAAGCTAGACATCCGTTTGGGGTACAAAAGCAGCCTCAGCAACATCTGCAGCAACCATCCAGGCACTCAGCTTCGGGGCCCGTTGTGATTACCACACAATGGGAAACTTTTGATTCCATGCCTGCGCCAGTGGCACTGCCGACTGTTCCTCCGACATCAACAACTTCAACAAGTACAGCCATGGCTTCAGCTCAGCCTATATTCACTTGGGATTTGCTTTAG